A single region of the Lotus japonicus ecotype B-129 chromosome 4, LjGifu_v1.2 genome encodes:
- the LOC130715104 gene encoding amino acid transporter AVT3A-like: MVFQNPETTSSCSSQEDIPLLSNKPPLSSKFKTFANIFISIVGAGVLGLPYSFKKTGWIMGLLLLFTIAFLTYHCMMLLVRTRRKLESIVGFPRINSFGDLGYAICGPFGKFSIDAMVVLSQGGFCVSYLIFISTTLAYLASDANQALIFGFTPKVLFLWGCFPFQLVLNAIPTLTHLAPLSIFADAVDIAAKGAVMVEDVFVFLENRPPLKTYGDLSMFLYGIGVAVYAFEGIGMVLPLETEAKDKEKFGGVLGIGMLVISLLFGAFGALGYFAFGEETQGIITTNLGPGMMSALVQFGLCINLFFTFPLMMNPVYEVFERRLCNSKYCLWLRWVLVLGVSLVALCVPNFADFLSLVGSSVCVMLSFVFPAMFHYMVFKEELGWSFMVQDWTIVIFGFVIAVTGTWSSIVDILAPMS; the protein is encoded by the coding sequence ATGGTGTTCCAAAACCCAGAAACCACATCCTCATGTTCCTCACAAGAAGACATCCCTCTTCTCTCCAACAAACCACCTCTCTCCTCCAAATTCAAAACCTTTGCCAACATCTTCATATCAATCGTAGGTGCTGGTGTTCTTGGCCTCCCTTACAGCTTCAAGAAAACAGGGTGGATCATGGGGTTGCTCCTTCTCTTCACCATCGCTTTCCTCACTTACCACTGCATGATGCTCCTTGTCCGCACGCGCCGCAAGCTTGAATCCATTGTGGGGTtccccagaatcaattcttttGGTGATTTGGGGTATGCCATATGTGGCCCTTTTGGCAAATTCTCCATTGATGCTATGGTTGTGCTTTCTCAAGGTGGTTTCTGTGTTAGCTACCTCATTTTCATTTCCACTACTTTGGCATATCTTGCTAGTGATGCAAACCAAGCATTGATTTTTGGTTTCACGCCCAAGGTTTTGTTTCTATGGGGTTGTTTTCCTTTCCAATTGGTGTTGAATGCAATTCCAACTCTGACCCATTTGGCTCCTTTGAGTATATTTGCTGATGCTGTTGATATTGCTGCTAAGGGTGCTGTGATGGTGGAGGATGTGTTTGTGTTTTTGGAGAATAGGCCTCCTTTGAAAACTTATGGGGATTTATCCATGTTTTTATATGGTATAGGTGTGGCTGTGTATGCATTTGAGGGAATAGGAATGGTTTTGCCATTGGAAACAGAGGCCAAGGACAAGGAGAAATTTGGTGGGGTTTTGGGGATAGGGATGTTGGTAATTTCATTGTTGTTTGGAGCATTTGGTGCTCTAGGTTACTTTGCTTTTGGTGAAGAAACTCAAGGGATTATCACTACCAATCTAGGACCTGGAATGATGAGTGCTTTGGTGCAGTTTGGTCTTTGCATCAACCTGTTTTTCACTTTTCCATTGATGATGAATCCTGTTTATGAGGTGTTTGAGAGAAGGTTATGTAACTCTAAGTACTGCTTGTGGTTGAGGTGGGTTTTGGTGTTGGGGGTGAGCTTGGTGGCACTTTGTGTGCCTAATTTTGCTGATTTTTTGTCACTAGTGGGGAGTAGTGTATGTGTTATGCTTAGTTTTGTATTTCCTGCTATGTTTCACTATATGGTGTTCAAAGAGGAGTTGGGTTGGAGCTTTATGGTTCAGGATTGGACAATTGTGATTTTTGGGTTTGTTATTGCAGTTACAGGAACTTGGTCTTCCATAGTGGATATTCTGGCCCCTATGTCTTGA